Proteins encoded in a region of the Phaenicophaeus curvirostris isolate KB17595 chromosome 1, BPBGC_Pcur_1.0, whole genome shotgun sequence genome:
- the CLDND1 gene encoding claudin domain-containing protein 1 encodes MMDNRFATALVIACVLSLISTIYMAASIGTDFWYEYHTLSPAENISEAGRSIWEEFVSEEADEKTYTEALFQCNGTVGLWRRCITVPKNSHWYSPPETDMTTNCISFSLSDQFMEKYIEPGNHNSGTDLNRTYLWRLQFLLPFVSLGLMCFGALIGLCACACRSLYPAIATGVLHFLAGLCTLGLVGCYVAGIELLHKKLPLPNDVRGEFGWSFCLACVSAPLQFMAAALFIWAARTNRKEFTLLKAYRVA; translated from the exons ATGATGGATAACCGTTTTGCTACAGCGCTAGTGATCGCCTGTGTCCTCAGCCTCATCTCCACCATTTATATGGCAGCTTCCATTGGCACTGACTTCTGGTATGAATACCACACCCTGTCCCCGGCTGAGAACATTAGTGAAGCTGGTAGGAGCATCTGGGAGGAATTTGTCAGTGAAGAGGCAGATGAGAAGACCTACACAGAGGCGCTCTTTCAGTGCAACGGCACGGTTGGATTGTGGCGGAGGTGTATCACTGTACCCAAAAACTCTCACTGGTACAGCCCACCAG aaactGATATGACTACAAACTGCATcagtttttccctttctgaTCAGTTTATGGAAAAGTACATAGAGCCTGGAAATCACAATAGTGGCACAGATTTGAATCGTACTT ATCTCTGGCGATTACAGTTTCTCCTGCCCTTTGTCAGCCTCGGCCTCATGTGCTTTGGGGCTCTGATTGGGCTCTGTGCTTGTGCCTGTCGTAGCCTTTATCCTGCCATTGCCACCGGAGTCCTCCATTTCCTAGCAG GGCTTTGTACGCTGGGCCTGGTTGGCTGCTATGTAGCTGGGATCGAGCTGCTCCATAAGAAGCTGCCCCTGCCTAATGATGTGAGGGGTGAATTTGGCTGGTCCTTCTGCCTAGCCTGCGTCTCAGCACCTTTGCAGTTTATGGCAGCTGCTCTTTTCATCTGGGCGGCTCGCACCAACAGAAAGGAATTCACTCTCTTGAAAGCGTACCGTGTAGCATAA